A window of Mangifera indica cultivar Alphonso chromosome 13, CATAS_Mindica_2.1, whole genome shotgun sequence contains these coding sequences:
- the LOC123195241 gene encoding centrosomal protein of 290 kDa isoform X3, producing MDKNKNRTDLLAAGRKRLQQFRQKKEGKGSSSQGKSSKKSNKFEQHEADVDAALVAAGAPTGSLTPEGENESHVDANLRFVDSNSSENSQDPDVAAVASEPPSVTIVPESSSVELPLAHEVESPPQELEVVNVDASVHNQGESTQNADVEEARAMNLETVGIPVFEGETKHVDMSVPSELINTREMEIVPVETYCFNDSQKSIVSQEVLSKMSSIQGRGDQEADGSGLKQFDDRSYEPEHKGDGNFILSKFVGIAAALEESASGLTGVHEITHEIKPTGKVNYATESTGPPVMSDALGILSPILDYQEAKSSLAVSHQDSSQLKDVMAGLPNEEISEMLSVDNGKDWKEEAEADTDSMMVSEQYKEQQCMTECNVQGGSAAEAMSSPSIKTESFVGDGCSISFLQHKEAVRRLSEDEFHSLPVSNARLGTDSLILAECGYPDSFERLKDELYLTSFGKDVFHLQLSEMSDLQLEFDQHRHQFLEEISVLRTSLNEVQEGRECLAAELAHCRSELLAVDRRREELENQVHLVKEEAQQFSGRALELQISLERSKGDLSSLSKELADCKDLVASIRLENENLQGTITSVMEDRRNLVEEKESYQQENEKLSLELANCKSLVASLEVEISNFSGTLALMAEERKKLKEEKESLGHENRELSMELTDLKNLVAALRAENADLNGSYSLMTEERKKLDEEKESIHCENNKLSMELTDCKGLVAALQLQIAHLNEGLAKITAEREKLKEDKEFFAQENERLSDELLVSQEKLSTKNEECVQDCVTSTPMLEKPSPDGPTGEPPRDLVEQDVVGDSFVLVVLKEHIEEAEKLLQNLEKAIEGMHAESMSFNKSSGKVASPAVSRLIQAFESKQQHDEHEELEVEEKVGDLFMLTKGQTGGLMVLLQQLHLDAEKVKEEWRKDSKVPFNELQVEYEALKQYSDYLEAPNIELGILYEALKQHVFELNAKNNELQVLIEALEQQDLGLKAEYAALGVKVNGYQSRVSELLSQLHDLERSSDEKALDIENQLESLQKEATEMAVILEKEWNTKIPHIIETIGRLDASAGRMSTSAISRNADIGLDVNSYIAASVSATIKVIEDLQEKLEVARIDHQAVCSSYEEVNDKFNNLLQKNEATSVMLHKIYGELRKLLIDSYGVVDDEHEMNFEGGNVHDSIDYIKYKTIVDQLGTFLGERLQLQSLNNELNSELIRRANDIEELNQRCLDLDAIQKLIEDVEGIVKPDCAGTNLDKTPASYLESLVSSLVQKYKQGCEHVTSLTEEFGSKVMELTELQETVQQLSALNLSYEIEILALKESLSWAEEVLAVTRSELNVKISELEQSDQRVSSIREKLSIAVAKGKGLVVQRDNLKQSLAETSKELERCSQELQLKDSWLHELETKLKSYMEAGERVEALESELSYIRNSATALRESFLLKDSVLQRIEEILEDLDLPEHFHSGGTIEKVEWLARSATGNSLAVTDWDQKSSIGGSYTDTGFVVMDAWKEDAPLSSSSGEDMRRKYEELQGKFYGLAEQNEMLEQSLMERNLLVQRWEEVLDRVNMPSHMQSKEPEDRILWLGTALLEAHEESSTLQRKIGNLENYCGSVTADLEESQKRISGLEAELQAVVDERENLSERLKILIPDHEKISVKAAQFEVENEKLQSEVTGLHEKLAEKVRNEDRIRNIEGEIHRLEDLVTDALHDPGAKELVSGESTTECLEVLLSKLIERYSALATAKPSLEGAVDEHYSEETCANLDESRGRDMLLTEEPCISGMKKDLEEALQNLMHVKEERDVYMEGQKSLLCEFEALDKKRGELQELLIQEEQKSASLREKLSVAVRKGKSLVQQRDSLKQTVEEMTNELERLKSEIRDLSTYPKTVEALESERLFLRNRLTETEQLLQERDHILNVIINALGDIDVGGESTISDPVEKVEQIGKQFRDLHAALASSEQESRKSRRAAELLLAELNEVQERNDAFQEELANTANELTDLYKEKGEAEAAKLEALTRLEQLSAVNSEGKQKQYSELMAFKNVVDELKKHFSDINNVLADVFSKDLELLQNVEKFMESCSKQGDTTSVVEMPNLSAYDGSTPSNSEHREKLLSVDSWLGPKVPAYVDDSIIVEVYSSVGCSLQELKTDFGVLKEKLHRHPIALHDKASGLSKAMEILSREMSNQINLFGALKRDVMRMESIEKEKDMEIVSLRRNFTVLYDACANSIMEIQNRKAELTGNTLVVQDLGMNLNPASFVDGLSFGGQTHFSEECGKAIAENLLSAVKDFAIMRTEVVEGNLEEMKITIANLQRELQEKDIQKDRICAELVSQIKEAEAAVRSYSLDIQSSQTQVYDMEQQMKIMEEERSLLKQRVNELLDDQASLVELQDTVKSLSDVLVSKDQEIEALMQALDEEETQMEELNNKLEELEKVVQQKNIELENLEASRGKISKRLLVTVNKFDELHHLSESLLAEVEKLQSQLQDRDSEISFLRQEVTRCTNDVLVASQMNNMRNLEEFQEFLSWFDSMISQVGVHDLPIDDRKISQVHEYKEILQKKISAIISEFEELQVVAQSRDALLQVEKSKVQELTHREEILRKSLSEKESQINMLEGVEDSGQETSFTSEILEVEPLINKWAAPGPSMTSQVRSLRKVNNDQVAIAIDTEPGSTGGRLEDEDEDKVHGFKSLTTSRIVPKFTRPATDMIDGLWVSCDRALMRQPALRLGIIVYWAILHTLLAVFVF from the exons ATGGACAAGAACAAGAACCGTACCGATCTGCTCGCCGCCGGCCGTAAAAGG CTTCAACAATTTCGTCAAAAGAAGGAGGGTAAGGGCAGTAGTAGCCAAGGAAAGTCATCAAAGAAGTCTAATAAATTTGAGCAGCATGAAGCTGATGTTGATGCGGCATTAGTGGCTGCTGGTGCACCAACTGGATCTTTAACTCCTGAAGGGGAAAATGAATCACATGTTGATGCGAATCTGAGATTTGTGGATTCAAATTCAAGTGAGAATTCACAGGATCCTGATGTTGCTGCTGTAGCCAGTGAGCCTCCATCAGTGACCATTGTACCTGAATCAAGCTCTGTCGAATTGCCATTGGCTCACGAGGTTGAATCACCTCCACAGGAATTGGAGGTTGTTAATGTAGATGCCTCAGTCCATAACCAAGGGGAGAGTACTCAAAATGCTGATGTTGAGGAAGCCAGAGCAATGAATTTAGAAACTGTTGGTATCCCGGTATTTGAAGGGGAAACCAAGCATGTTGATATGTCAGTTCCATCGGAATTAATCAATACAAGAGAGATGGAGATAGTTCCTGTTGAAACATATTGTTTTAATGACAGTCAGAAGTCAATCGTTTCACAAGAAGTTCTCTCTAAGATGTCCTCAATTCAAGGGAGGGGTGATCAG GAAGCTGATGGTTCGGGTTTGAAGCAATTTGATGATAGAAGCTATGAACCAGAGCATAAAGGAGATGGGAATTTCATTCTCTCTAAGTTTGTTGGAATTGCTGCAGCTCTTGAAGAATCAGCTTCAGGACTGACTGGTGTACATGAAATTACCCATGAAATAAAGCCAACTGGAAAGGTTAATTATGCCACTGAGTCAACTGGGCCACCTGTTATGTCGGATGCACTTGGGATTTTGTCTCCCATCTTGGATTATCAAGAAGCCAAAAGTTCTTTGGCAGTTAGTCATCAAGATTCAAGTCAGTTGAAAGATGTAATGGCAGGCTTACCTAATGAAGAAATATCAGAAATGCTCTCTGTGGACAATGGAAAGGACTGGAAAGAAGAGGCCGAAGCAGATACAGATAGTATGATGGTTTCAGAACAGTATAAGGAGCAGCAGTGTATGACTGAGTGTAATGTTCAAGGAGGATCTGCTGCAGAAGCAATGTCGAGTCCATCTATAAAAACTGAGTCTTTTGTTGGAGATGGGTGCTCAATCAGCTTTTTGCAGCACAAGGAGGCGGTTAGGAGGCTTAGTGAGGATGAGTTCCACTCTCTTCCTGTTTCTAATGCACGGTTGGGAACTGATAGTTTGATCCTAGCTGAGTGTGGTTATCCAGATTCTTTTGAGAGACTGAAAGACGAGTTATATCTCACAAGTTTTGGAAAAGATGTATTTCATTTGCAACTCTCAGAAATGTCTGATTTGCAATTGGAATTTGATCAGCATCGTCACCAGTTTCTTGAAGAAATATCAGTGCTCCGTACTTCCCTGAATGAAGTTCAAGAGGGGAGAGAATGCCTGGCTGCAGAGCTTGCACATTGTAGGTCTGAACTCCTAGCTGTTGATAGAAGGAGAGAGGAGCTTGAAAACCAAGTTCATTTAGTGAAGGAAGAGGCTCAGCAGTTTTCTGGTAGGGCACTTGAATTGCAGATTAGCTTGGAAAGATCAAAAGGGGATTTGTCAAGCCTGTCAAAGGAGTTAGCTGACTGCAAGGATTTGGTTGCTTCCATACGGCTGGAGAATGAGAACTTACAAGGGACTATTACTTCAGTGATGGAGGATAGAAGGAATCTTGTGGAGGAAAAGGAGTCTTATCAGCAAGAGAATGAGAAGCTGTCATTGGAGTTAGCTAACTGCAAGAGTTTGGTTGCTTCTCTAGAGGTAGAAATTTCCAACTTCAGTGGGACTCTGGCTTTAATGGCTgaggaaagaaagaaacttaAAGAGGAAAAGGAGTCTCTCGGTCATGAGAATAGGGAACTTTCCATGGAATTGACtgatttgaagaatttggtgGCTGCTCTACGGGCTGAAAATGCTGACTTAAATGGGAGTTATTCTTTGATGACAGAGGAGAGAAAGAAGCTTGATGAAGAAAAAGAGTCCATTCATTGTGAGAATAATAAACTATCTATGGAATTGACAGACTGCAAGGGTTTGGTGGCGGCTCTACAGTTACAAATTGCCCACTTAAATGAGGGCCTTGCTAAAATAACCGCGGAGAGAGAGAAGCTTAAGGAGGACAAGGAATTTTTTGCCCAAGAGAATGAGAGGCTGTCAGATGAGCTTCTTGTTTCTCAAGAGAAATTGTCTACTAAAAATGAGGAATGTGTGCAGGATTGTGTTACTTCTACTCCCATGTTGGAGAAACCCTCACCTGATGGGCCAACTGGCGAGCCACCGCGTGATCTGGTTGAACAGGATGTTGTTGGTGATTCTTTTGTGCTGGTAGTCCTAAAAGAACACATAGAGGAGGCAGAGAAATTGCTGCAGAACCTTGAAAAGGCCATTGAAGGGATGCACGCGGAGTCGATGTCCTTTAACAAATCCAGTGGTAAAGTAGCTTCACCAGCAGTTTCCAGACTAATTCAAGCATTTGAGTCAAAGCAGCAGCATGATGAACATGAGGAACTTGAGGTAGAAGAAAAGGTTGGAGATCTCTTTATGTTAACAAAAGGGCAAACAGGGGGTTTGATGGTATTGCTTCAGCAGTTGCACCTGGATGCTGAAAAGGTTAAAGAGGAGTGGAGAAAAGATTCTAAAGTTCCATTCAATGAACTCCAGGTTGAATATGAAGCTTTGAAGCAATACAGTGACTATTTGGAAGCACCAAACATTGAGCTTGGGATTCTGTATGAAGCTTTAAAGCAACATGTGTTCGAACTTAATGCAAAGAATAATGAGCTTCAAGTTCTCATTGAAGCTTTAGAACAACAAGACCTTGGTCTGAAAGCAGAATATGCTGCACTTGGTGTAAAAGTGAATGGGTACCAATCAAGAGTTAGTGAGTTACTGAGTCAATTGCATGATTTAGAGCGAAGTTCAGATGAGAAGGCTTTGGACattgaaaatcaattagaaAGTTTGCAGAAGGAAGCAACTGAGATGGCAGTGATACTTGAAAAAGAATGGAATACAAAAATTCCTCATATTATTGAAACAATAGGAAGGCTTGATGCATCTGCTGGTAGAATGTCAACCTCTGCCATCTCACGCAATGCTGATATTGGCTTGGATGTAAATAGCTACATTGCTGCCTCTGTAAGTGCCACCATCAAGGTGATTGAAGATCTGCAGGAGAAACTAGAAGTTGCTCGTATAGACCATCAAGCAGTCTGTTCGTCTTATGAAGAAGTGAATGATAAGTTCAATAATTTGCTGCAAAAGAATGAAGCAACTTCTGTTATGTTACATAAGATATATGGTGAGCTTAGGAAACTTTTAATTGATTCATATGGGGTTGTGGATGATGAACATGAGATGAACTTTGAAGGTGGAAATGTGCACGATTCGATTGACTACATCAAGTATAAAACCATTGTGGATCAACTGGGAACTTTTCTGGGTGAGAGACTGCAACTCCAGTCCTTAAACAATGAACTTAATTCTGAGTTGATCAGGAGAGCTAATGATATTGAGGAATTGAACCAGAGATGTCTTGATTTAGATGCCATTCAGAAGTTAATAGAAGATGTTGAGGGTATTGTGAAACCGGACTGCGCTGGAACCAACTTGGATAAAACACCGGCTTCTTACCTTGAATCATTGGTGTCTTCACTTGTTCAGAAGTACAAACAGGGTTGTGAGCATGTGACTTCATTGACAGAAGAGTTTGGATCCAAGGTGATGGAATTGACAGAACTTCAGGAGACAGTGCAGCAGCTATCTGCTTTGAACCTTAGTTATGAAATTGAAATCCTTGCTCTGAAGGAAAGTTTAAGTTGGGCAGAAGAAGTCCTTGCTGTCACACGTTCTGAGTTAAATGTAAAGATAAGTGAACTTGAACAGTCAGACCAGCGGGTATCTTCTATCAGAGAGAAGCTCAGCATTGCTGTTGCCAAGGGGAAGGGTTTGGTTGTTCAGCGTGATAATCTCAAGCAGTCTCTAGCTGAGACATCCAAGGAACTGGAAAGATGCTCTCAGGAGTTACAGTTGAAGGATTCTTGGCTTCATGAGCTAGAAACAAAACTTAAGTCCTATATGGAGGCAGGTGAGCGTGTGGAAGCTCTTGAATCTGAGCTTTCATACATTCGCAACTCAGCAACTGCTTTAAGAGAATCATTTCTTCTCAAGGACTCTGTACTCCAGAGAATTGAAGAGATCCTGGAAGACCTAGATTTACCTGAGCATTTTCATTCAGGAGGCACAATTGAAAAGGTTGAGTGGTTAGCAAGATCAGCCACTGGTAACTCTTTGGCTGTCACTGACTGGGATCAAAAGAGTTCTATAGGAGGGTCCTACACTGATACTGGGTTTGTGGTTATGGATGCCTGGAAAGAAGATGCACCACTGAGCTCTAGTTCAGGGGAAGATATGAGGAGAAAGTATGAGGAGCTTCAAGGTAAGTTCTATGGGTTGGCTGAGCAAAATGAAATGCTGGAACAGTCATTAATGGAGAGAAATCTTTTGGTGCAACGATGGGAAGAAGTTCTGGACAGAGTTAACATGCCCTCACATATGCAATCTAAGGAACCTGAGGATAGGATTCTGTGGTTGGGAACTGCACTTTTGGAAGCTCATGAGGAGAGTAGTACTCTCCAGCGGAAGATTGGTAACCTGGAAAACTATTGTGGATCAGTAACTGCTGATTTGGAAGAGTCACAAAAGAGGATATCTGGCCTTGAGGCTGAACTCCAAGCTGTTGTAGATGAGAGGGAAAATCTTTCTGAAAGATTGAAAATTCTGATCCCTGATCATGAGAAAATTTCAGTAAAGGCAGCCCAGTTTGAAGTTGAGAATGAAAAACTGCAGAGTGAAGTAACTGGTTTGCATGAGAAATTGGCTGAGAAGGTGAGGAATGAGGACCGCATTCGCAACATTGAAGGTGAGATACATAGATTGGAGGACTTGGTTACTGATGCATTGCATGACCCTGGTGCAAAAGAGCTGGTTTCTGGTGAGAGTACTACTGAGTGCTTGGAGGTATTGCTGAGTAAACTTATAGAGCGCTACTCAGCCCTTGCTACTGCAAAACCCAGCCTTGAGGGTGCAGTAGATGAGCACTACTCTGAGGAAACTTGTGCAAATCTTGATGAATCACGAGGTAGAGATATGCTACTTACCGAGGAACCTTGCATATCAGGTATGAAGAAAGACCTGGAGGAGGCTCTTCAGAATCTAATGCATGTGAAGGAAGAGAGAGATGTATATATGGAGGGGCAAAAATCTTTACTTTGTGAATTTGAAGCACTTGATAAAAAACGAGGAGAGTTGCAAGAGTTGCTTATTCAGGAGGAGCAGAAGTCAGCTTCTCTGAGGGAGAAGTTAAGTGTTGCAGTTAGAAAAGGAAAGTCATTGGTTCAACAGAGGGATAGCCTGAAACAAACTGTTGAAGAGATGACTAATGAACTCGAGCGCTTGAAATCTGAGATTAGGGACTTATCTACATACCCCAAAACAGTGGAAGCCCTAGAATCTGAGAGACTGTTCTTGAGGAATCGTTTGACAGAAACTGAACAGCTATTGCAGGAGAGAGACCATATTTTGAATGTGATTATTAATGCCTTAGGTGACATTGATGTTGGGGGTGAAAGTACAATCAGTGATCCTGTTGAGAAGGTAGAACAGATTGGGAAACAATTCCGTGATTTGCATGCAGCTCTGGCTTCTTCAGAACAAGAATCGAGGAAATCTAGAAGAGCGGCAGAGTTACTGCTTGCAGAGTTAAATGAAGTTCAAGAGAGAAATGATGCTTTCCAGGAAGAGTTGGCAAATACTGCCAATGAACTCACAGATCTCTACAAGGAAAAGGGGGAAGCTGAAGCTGCCAAACTTGAAGCACTCACACGTCTTGAACAGTTATCAGCAGTTAATTCTGAGGGAAAACAGAAACAATATTCTGAGTTAATGGCCTTTAAAAATGTTGTTGATGAACTGAAGAAACACTTTTCTGACATTAATAATGTATTAGCTGATGTTTTCTCCAAGGACTTGGAATTGCTGCAAAATGTGGAAAAATTTATGGAGTCTTGTTCGAAGCAAGGGGACACTACTAGTGTGGTTGAAATGCCTAATTTAAGTGCATATGACGGTAGTACTCCCAGCAATTCAGAACACAGG GAGAAACTTCTATCAGTGGATTCATGGTTAGGTCCCAAAGTACCAGCCTATGTTGATGATAGTATAATAGTTGAAGTTTATAGTTCTGTTGGGTGTAGTTTGCAAGAGTTGAAGACTGATTTTGGTGTTTTGAAGGAAAAGTTGCATAGACACCCTATAGCATTACATGATAAAGCAAGCGGTCTATCTAAAGCAATGGAGATTCTTAGCAGAGAAATGTCTAATCAGATAAATTTATTTGGAGCCTTGAAAAGAGATGTTATGCGTATGGaatcaattgaaaaagaaaaggatatGGAAATTGTCTCATTGCGGAGAAATTTTACTGTGCTTTATGATGCATGTGCTAATTCTATCATGGAAATACAAAACAGAAAAGCTGAGCTGACTGGAAATACATTGGTTGTTCAAGACCTGGGAATGAACTTGAATCCAGCATCATTTGTTGATGGACTCTCTTTTGGTGGACAGACCCATTTCTCTGAAGAATGTGGCAAGGCTATTGCAGAGAATCTATTATCAGCTGTCAAGGATTTTGCTATTATGAGAACTGAAGTTGTAGAAGGTAATCTAGAGGAAATGAAAATCACCATTGCAAATTTGCAGAGAGAGCTTCAGGAGAAGGACATCCAAAAAGACAGGATTTGTGCAGAGCTTGTTAGTCAAATCAAGGAAGCTGAAGCTGCCGTTCGCAGTTACTCACTGGATATTCAATCTTCCCAAACTCAGGTGTATGATATGGAACAGCAAATGAAAATCATGGAGGAGGAACGAAGCCTATTGAAGCAGAGAGTGAATGAGTTGCTAGATGATCAAGCTTCCTTAGTGGAGTTGCAGGATACGGTCAAATCACTGTCTGATGTGCTAGTTTCCAAGGACCAAG AAATTGAGGCACTAATGCAAGCGCTTGATGAGGAGGAGACCCAAATGGAAGAATTGAACAACAAACTTGAGGAATTGGAAAAAGTTGTGCAACAAAAGAACATAGAGTTGGAGAATCTTGAAGCTTCTCGTGGAAAGATTTCAAAAAGGCTTTTGGTTACTGTGAACAAGTTTGATGAGCTTCATCATTTGTCTGAAAGTCTTCTTGCTGAGGTTGAAAAACTACAATCACAATTGCAAGATCGGGATTCTGAGATTTCTTTCTTGAGGCAGGAGGTCACTAGATGTACCAATGATGTTCTTGTTGCATCACAGATGAACAACATGAGAAATTTAGAAGAGTTCCAGGAGTTTTTGTCCTGGTTTGACTCCATGATTTCTCAGGTTGGAGTCCATGATTTGCCTATTGATGATAGGAAAATCAGTCAAGTGCATGAATACAAGGAAATACTTCAGAAGAAGATATCAGCGATAATATCTGAATTTGAGGAACTGCAGGTAGTGGCTCAAAGCCGGGATGCATTGTTGCAAGTAGAAAAGAGTAAAGTTCAAGAGTTAACACACAGGGAAGAGATTCTTCGGAAGTCTTTAAGTGAGAAGGAGTCACAAATAAACATGCTTGAAGGAGTGGAAGATTCAGGCCAGGAAACTAGTTTTACATCTGAAATTTTAGAAGTTGAACCATTG ATAAACAAGTGGGCAGCACCTGGACCCTCTATGACATCTCAAGTTCGCAGTCTGCGTAAAGTCAACAATGATCAAGTTGCGATTGCTATAGATACTGAGCCTGGCAGTACTGGTGGTAGGTTAGAAGACGAAGATGAGGATAAAG TTCATGGTTTCAAGTCACTTACTACATCAAGAATTGTTCCAAAATTTACAAGACCTGCAACAGACATGATAGATGGCCTATG GGTCTCTTGTGATCGGGCACTCATGCGACAGCCTGCTTTACGTCTTGGTATTATAGTCTATTGGGCTATACTGCATACACTTCTGGctgtttttgtgttttaa